ACAACCGGGCATCAGTACTCCTTCATTAATAACATTATGCGGATAGCCGTACGCAAAGAACCAGTCTGGCAGGAAGCTAAGACCGGAAGGTTTGGGAAAAGCTGCGTGCGGAATATGTTCCAGTCCACCGTACTGGCGGGCAAAGAATTGCTCATTCGCCTTGAGTACCTCCTGGAATTTGGAGGGATCTACCTGGTTTACATGACCGGTAGCATCTGTCACATATGCGCTGTTATAAATACCCCAGTCACCATCGCCGGAGAAGTGGCAGCCCATACGGCCGATACCATAAGCCAGCATCAAACCAGGAGCAGCACTGTCTATCAGTTGCAATACATTGATATTCTTTTTACGTGCATAGCGGATGATCACAACGCTTGCCACGATCAAACCACCATAGAAAGTCAGACCACTGAAAGAAAGCAGGGAACCGATGGGATCCTGTACAAAATCGCCCCAGTTTTCCAGGTTGTGAAAAACCTTTGCTCCGATCAGGCCAGCAACAGCAGCCATCACAGTAAAATCAGGTACCCGCTGGTAAGGGTGCACCAGTTCTGTAACAGTAACTTCTTTTTCTGCCTTATTTTTCTGTCCACTCCTATATTTAAGGTACGCAAGCGCAGCACCTACGATGATACCACCAACGAGACTACCTCTGGCAGACATGACGAAAGATTGCAGATCCTGGGATACATTTTCCCAGTCAGACACAATCCCTATTATTTTAAAACCAAGGATAAAACCAATTACACCATTAATAATGATGTCAGTGGTACTTACAGGTTTACCTTTTGTAATTTTTTCAGGAACCGCTTTCAATAATCCAAGACGCTCTCTCCTCTTCAATTCACTGGTCAGGGTATAGGCGGCTGCAAGGAATGCAATAGCGACAAAGAAACCAAAGGTCTGAAACAGTTTAAGAAAAGGAAGTTCTAAACCCAACAGATCCTTGAATGCGTAAAATAAATTAGGATACATAGCCAAAAAAAATTGGTGATCTGAGTTTTCCTATGAACAAAGCCGAATTAGTCAGGAAGGAAAATCAAACCACCAAAGTAAGCTGTAAAAATCGCAAATTCCAAATCATATTTACGTTTAATGTGAAATGCCTGACACAAAAATTAAATATATTTAGCGCCAGGCATTCTACATCTTACGTAAGCCGATCTTAGCAATATTGTTCAAAAGCGTCTACCAGGTTCGCTGCAATCATCTGAGCAGGGCGACCTTCAATCATGTGACGCTCAATGAAATGCACCAACTGTCCATCTTTAAACAACGCGATAGCAGGTGAAGACGGAGGATAAGGCAGCAGGTGAGTACGGATCTGCTGAATCGCAGCAGTATCAAAACCTGCAAAACTTGTAGTCAGTCTGTCTGGCTTCTTTTCGCTGTGCGCTACAGCCATCAACACACCCGGACGTGCACTACCAGCGGAACAACCACATACAGAGTTGATCATCACCAGTGTAGTACCAGCACCCTTTAATGTCTCATCTACCTGATCAGGTGTCAGCAATTCTTCAAAACCATTATCTGTTAACTCTGCCTTCATCGGCATTACTAATGCTGCTGGATACATATGAGTATAATTTTTTTGTTCGTCAATTTCCACAAAGTTAAACAATCAGCGGATAAATAGAAAAACTTGAATGAATATGACATTTTGACTTAAGCAATTATCAAATCAAGACACTTTGTCTTAGTTAAAAACGATTTTACTAGCAAAATAGCAGTTTTTATGCCATGGTATTCCATTTGATTATACCTAATCGTTCAAACATTTAAAAACAAAAACTTAAAACTCATAAAACCATGACATACGTAAAATTTAATCAGCATCCTGCAGCAAAAGCATTTGGCGGTTTAGTGGAAGACATTTTTAACCACAATGGATTTAAGCAAGCCCTGAAAGACGATTTTTTAACTAACGACTTTTTCGGCGCACATCCGCCAGTAAATATCTATGAAGCCAAAGATGGTTATACCATCGAACTCCTGGTACCAGGATGGGCAAAAGAAGAAATTAAGATCAATGTAGAGAACAAGGCCCTGACCATCAGTGCCGAAAAAGCAGAACAAACTGCCGAAAATAAGGAGGAAGCACCAAAACAAACCCGCAAGGAATTTGGTATCCGTTCTTCATTCAAACGTTCCTTCAACATCAACGAACAGGTTGATGCCGAAAAGATCCAGGCCAAATACGAGAATGGTATTCTCAAACTGGTATTGCCTAAGAAAGAAACTATACAAGCCGCTGCCAAAGCGATTGTTGTGGAATAAGGATTAAACTTAAATAGCTATAAATCCCCTCTGTATTTACAGGGGGGATTTTTTATAATTCACACAAACGTTTAAGAGTTATACTGTTTTTATGGGATAATTTGCCATACAACCATATGGCCTATGCCTCAACTATTTCAAAGTATACGTTCCCTGGCGGAAAAGTTATACGTCACTACAGAAAATGCAGTGATAGGCAACGCTTTACAGGTTACTATCAACACGCGATTACAGTGCATACTCAAGCTGATATTTGATTATCTCTTCTTTCATTTACTGCTGCTTGCGCCCAGACTACTCATAGCACTTTATTACCAGAATAACACGGACCTGTTAATTCTGTCAGCATATATATTAATAATACCTACCTGCATGCTCTTATTGAAAAATGGAGCATCACCCAAAATGGTTAGTTTTATTATAGCTGCCACAACGCTGATCCTCCCCATGATATCCTCTTTTTCCAATAACCAGGATGTTTCTCC
This window of the Chitinophaga sancti genome carries:
- a CDS encoding BrxA/BrxB family bacilliredoxin yields the protein MYPAALVMPMKAELTDNGFEELLTPDQVDETLKGAGTTLVMINSVCGCSAGSARPGVLMAVAHSEKKPDRLTTSFAGFDTAAIQQIRTHLLPYPPSSPAIALFKDGQLVHFIERHMIEGRPAQMIAANLVDAFEQYC
- a CDS encoding prolipoprotein diacylglyceryl transferase gives rise to the protein MYPNLFYAFKDLLGLELPFLKLFQTFGFFVAIAFLAAAYTLTSELKRRERLGLLKAVPEKITKGKPVSTTDIIINGVIGFILGFKIIGIVSDWENVSQDLQSFVMSARGSLVGGIIVGAALAYLKYRSGQKNKAEKEVTVTELVHPYQRVPDFTVMAAVAGLIGAKVFHNLENWGDFVQDPIGSLLSFSGLTFYGGLIVASVVIIRYARKKNINVLQLIDSAAPGLMLAYGIGRMGCHFSGDGDWGIYNSAYVTDATGHVNQVDPSKFQEVLKANEQFFARQYGGLEHIPHAAFPKPSGLSFLPDWFFAYGYPHNVINEGVLMPGCTGRYCSVLPISVYPTALYEIIACLLLFALLWSIRKKIKVPGMVFGIYLVLNGIERFFIEKIRVNTKYDIFGIHPTQAEIISTLMVIGGAVLIWYCRKLYNSAKTIS
- a CDS encoding Hsp20/alpha crystallin family protein, with translation MTYVKFNQHPAAKAFGGLVEDIFNHNGFKQALKDDFLTNDFFGAHPPVNIYEAKDGYTIELLVPGWAKEEIKINVENKALTISAEKAEQTAENKEEAPKQTRKEFGIRSSFKRSFNINEQVDAEKIQAKYENGILKLVLPKKETIQAAAKAIVVE